The Spirosoma sp. SC4-14 DNA window TATATAGATCTGCGATGCTGCGTCACGCTCTGCCCGCTTCATCTGATCGAATAGCGGTTTTACTTCTTTTAACACCTGATCGGCTTTCTTAAAATCGCCGGGGGTAACCGAAGCCAGGCTGACAGCTGCCAGTTGATTCTCCAGCAGGCTAACAAAATCCTGCTTTGAGAATTGGCTATAATCTGTTTCGGGATGGGCCGACGAATCGTCTTCGGTTTCGACTACATCAGCATACTCTGCTGTGGTTTCTTCGCTGGCAGTAGTTTCCGCCACCTCGGCACTTGATTCGACCGGTGCTGCTGTCACCTGCTCTGCTGCTGGTTCCTGCGTTACTTCGGCAACGGGTTCTTCTACCGATGTGGTTTCTACAGTTGGTGCTGACTCAGCTACCGGTTCCTCCGTTGTCTCAACAGTGGCTTCCAACGTGGCTTCCTGGGCATTCTGCGATTCGGCAGTTGGGTTGTCAGTAGATGGGTTAGTGTCGTCTGTACCAGCGGCTTCCGGTTCAGTCTGGGCAGTAGGTGCGGGTGAAACTTCCGCCGATTCGGGCGTAGTTTCGGTGCCCTCGACTGCCTGTGTGGGTTGCGTCGTGGTGTCTTCGGGGGTATTAACTGCCAGCGTCTCGGACACCTGATTGGTGGTTTCCGGCTGCTGGTTAATTTCCTGTTCTTGGTTTGCCATGTTGGGAACGTACCGATTACTTTTGCAAAAGTACGACAATATGCGGATTTTCCTGTATTCCAGCCATTGAAAAGCCGTTAAACTAACCCACAACTATGCCGTCGACAATCAGTGATTTACGGAAAGAATATACGCTAAACGGTTTAGATACAACTGATGTTTCACCGAACCCCATTGCCCAATTTAAGGATTGGTTCGATTCGGCTCTTACTGCCAATGTTCCAGAACCCAATGCCATGTACGTCAGCACAGTGACCTCAGAAGGGCGTCCTGATGGACGTATTGTGCTTTTAAAAGACGTAACCGACGCAGGTTTTGTGTTTTATACAAACTACGAGAGCCGCAAAGGTAACGAACTTGCCGCACATCCGTTTGCCACACTCACTTTCTTTTATCAGGCCCTCGAACGCCAGATTCGGATTGAAGGCCGGGTCGAAAAAGTTAGCCCTGAAGAATCCGATGCTTATTTCGGCAGTCGGCCACGGGGTAGCCAGATCGGAGCCTGGGTATCGCACCAGAGTTCCGTGATCGAAAGCCGCGACGTATTGGAAAAACGCCGGCAGGAACTCGAAACGCAGTTCGCCGATCAGCCAGTACCTCGCCCGCCCTTTTGGGGTGGCTATCGGGTTATACCAGATGCCATTGAGTTCTGGCAGGGTCGCCCTAGTCGCCTTCACGACCGTATCCGCTACCGCCGGGAATCGCCCGATCAGCCCTGGACACTGGAACGATTAGCACCGTAAACATATCAAAAATTGACTTATATCTGGATATTTTTGAGGGATTTTGCTAAATTGCTATATATTTGCTAATTACTATAGATAGCAACCCTTACGTCTTCATGAGTTCTTCAAAATGTCCTAAATGCGACAGCAAGTCGACCGTCCGCAACGGTATTGTAGGGGGTCGACAGCGTTTTCGGTGCAAAAATTGCGAATATAATTTCACAGTCCATAAAGCCGGAAAAAGCATCAATACCTACTATGTAATTAAAGCCCTCCAGTTATACATCGAGGGTGTAAGTTTCCGGGAAATCGAGCGGTTACTAGGCGTTAGCCATGTATCGGTAATGAACTGGGTAAAGAAATACCAGATCCGAATTCCCGAAAAAAACACCTATCATCCTACCTACCGAATTCTTAGCCATAGTGAGCTAACGGCCTATTTCAGCAGTCGCGACAACGTAACGGGAGCCGGTATGATTGTTACCGAACTGGGCGACAAATTCATGCTCATCAAATGGGAGCGGTTTCGTGACACCTAGTCTCCTATCTATAGCTATTCAGCATAACTATACCGATTGTTTGGCAATGGTTGATGTTACGTCCAGTTTTGGCTGGTCAATACAACGTAACTTCCTAAAACCTAATGCTAAACCGAACTTGTACTTATCTGCTCATCATGGGCCTTAGCCTACTGGCCATATGGCCCGCCGTTGGCCAGGGCTCCTCCGACTACGGATCGGGTTTAAAGTTTAACCTGAATCCCGAAGGAAACCGCTACGTCCGCTTTATTATCTGGAATCAAATCTGGTTTCGCTCCATGGACCTAAACCCTGGCTCTGCTGTCAACGGCGTCCCTACCGACCATTCGACCGACATTATGGCGCGTCGGGCCCGAATGCTGGCCTATGCTCAAATTACACCCCGCTACCTGATTCTGGCCCATTTTGGCATCAATAACCAAACCTTTGCCACGGGCGGTGGCTCCGGCACAACCGGAACAGGCGGTTATGGAGCCGGGAAAAAGCCCCAGATTTTCTTTCATGATTTCTGGAACGAGTATGCCGTTGTTCCAGCCGGAAAAACCCCCGATGGCAGAACGATAAAAAATACGCTTTATATAGGAGCCGGACTACATTACTGGAATGGCATTTCGCGGATGTCGTCGGCCAGTACGCTTAATTTTTTAGCCGTTGATGCACCCATCATTAACTGGCCTCTGATTGATAATACGGATCAGTTTGCCCGTTTGTTCGGTATTTATGCCAAAGGAAAACTTGGCAAACTCGAATACCGGCTAAATTATAATAAGCCCTTCGCGACCAACCTAACCCCGCCAATGGCCGGTACGGTAACGACTCCAAATGTCGCTGTCGATAACAATGGTGTTAGTAAAATGTCGGCCGGAGGGTATGTTGAGTACCAGTTTCTGGATCAGGAAGCGAATGTACTTCCTTATAAGGTTGGGACGTATGTTGGTACCAAACGGGTTTTCAATATCGGGGCGGGTTTTTATAACCAGCCAGGAGGCACCCAAAGCTATGTAAGCGAGTCGGCTTC harbors:
- a CDS encoding porin, whose translation is MLNRTCTYLLIMGLSLLAIWPAVGQGSSDYGSGLKFNLNPEGNRYVRFIIWNQIWFRSMDLNPGSAVNGVPTDHSTDIMARRARMLAYAQITPRYLILAHFGINNQTFATGGGSGTTGTGGYGAGKKPQIFFHDFWNEYAVVPAGKTPDGRTIKNTLYIGAGLHYWNGISRMSSASTLNFLAVDAPIINWPLIDNTDQFARLFGIYAKGKLGKLEYRLNYNKPFATNLTPPMAGTVTTPNVAVDNNGVSKMSAGGYVEYQFLDQEANVLPYKVGTYVGTKRVFNIGAGFYNQPGGTQSYVSESASTTSGNKQEHTVSLMAIDLFADLPIGDKNKNMALTAYSVYYNYDFGPNYLRNISIANPATSDPTFTGQRALAGAGNARAFVGTGSIWYTQAGLLLPKAKEKPKMRVQPFAAYTYKNFEALGKAGNYYDVGCNFYLDGHHAKITPQYSTRPIYTAPGTISGNKGEFILQAQVYL
- the pdxH gene encoding pyridoxamine 5'-phosphate oxidase, producing MPSTISDLRKEYTLNGLDTTDVSPNPIAQFKDWFDSALTANVPEPNAMYVSTVTSEGRPDGRIVLLKDVTDAGFVFYTNYESRKGNELAAHPFATLTFFYQALERQIRIEGRVEKVSPEESDAYFGSRPRGSQIGAWVSHQSSVIESRDVLEKRRQELETQFADQPVPRPPFWGGYRVIPDAIEFWQGRPSRLHDRIRYRRESPDQPWTLERLAP